ATCAACAAGGTGCACTACGTGGTGGAAGACACCCGCGTGCTGCAGAAGACCGACTATGACAAGCTCATCCTCGAGGTGAACACCGACGGTTCGATTCTCGCCTATGAGGCGGTGAGTACTGCGGCGCGCATCCTCCAGGAGCGCCTTGACCTGTTTGCCAACCTTCAGCGTCCCGAGGAGACCGAGGCGGCTCCCGAGGAGGCGCGCGAGGCGTCCATCCACGACATGCCCGTGGAGAACCTGGGCCTCTCTGTGCGCTCCCTGAACTGCCTCAAGCGCGCCGGTGTTCGCACCGTGGGCGATCTCGTTCAGTACAACGAAGACGACGTGATGAAGTTGAAGAACTTCGGCCAGAAGTCCCTCGATGAGATCAAGGACAAGCTCGTCGAGTACGGGCTCGGTCTGCGTCCGTCCAACTCGGAGGAATAGTCATGAGACATCGTGTTCAATCTCGCACCCTCGGCCGTCAGACCGGCCATCGGCTCAGCATGCTCCGCAACCTTGCGACGGCACTGCTCGAGCACAAGCGCATCCAGACCACTGAGATTCGCGCCAAGGAGCTTTCGCGCTACGTAGAGACCATCATCGAGCGTGCGAAGAAGGCCCAGCGGTTCGCCGGTGACAAGGAGCGAGCGGGTGAGGTGCTGGCGCACAAGCGTGCCATCTTT
This genomic stretch from Pseudomonadota bacterium harbors:
- a CDS encoding 50S ribosomal protein L17 — translated: MRHRVQSRTLGRQTGHRLSMLRNLATALLEHKRIQTTEIRAKELSRYVETIIERAKKAQRFAGDKERAGEVLAHKRAIFAVVRSRRDPENRFGTRKGHSRSASRDRSVTNQLFSQIATRYLPEPGKEERKGGYTRITRLGNRKGDGALMVLVELV